Sequence from the Cucumis sativus cultivar 9930 chromosome 1, Cucumber_9930_V3, whole genome shotgun sequence genome:
TTTTGTGGAGAGTTGGAGAAGAAGCACTTTGTGCGTTAAGCTTTCTAACTTCAaagaaatgatttttctttctttttcgtttttttctttttaggttACAAGTTTTAGTAGGAAGATGggtttaataaaatgaaatacttaaaaataaaataaaagacacatatatataaatataacaaaatatcattcaccctaacaaaataagttttataaaaaatttaattttaaaaaataacatatataaatatagattttttttctattttcaaatataaaaaattatcatcatATCTATATTGATTAcgaaaaactaaattaaactattgtttgtaattttcatcTTAAACAAAATGTGGTGTTTTGTTGTactatgaattttaaaaataacaaaatattaaaattactttaaaatcAATCCGCTTAGTTTTTTTTGgctatattttgttgataatttcatcttttctatctctaacaattttttttattacagtcgtagattttcaaaaataacaaaatcaatcaaactatctctatttctttttttttaactatattttaaaaatagttggttttacaaaatatttacgacctATAGTAAATTCCAATCACTAATAATCATTGAatccaatttaatttattttgctatttttaaaaatattcctatactttatgattgttttttaaatcatttttttaaaaagagaagaaatgtgctcaactttttaaattgataaacaaaatgattacaaagtttgaactttgaattttatatcCATCAAgatctcttttatttatatttggtgtCACTTTCTTTGAATGGACTCATTATgcaaatttgtttaaattaaaaagactAATTAAATCCTAATTTAGTAGTTTGAATGCACAAGGTGTTGTTTGGATGCTcctatctctctctttttctccttctcctttaGTAGTTTTAACTTTCCCAATGTGTTGTTGGCCTTATTTCATGTCCCTCTACATTATTTATACTTTGGTTCGTTTTGCTTTAAACAATAGTTTTTCGTTTGGTtgtacatataattttttgaatgTTTAGTTTTAGTGACTTGAtgtttgtttcaaaaaataattataaaatactCTTAACTTTCAACACTTTGTTAATATCGTGAActtaaaataccaaaataaaatatttataaaataaaacatctcTTACCGTTAGTTTTTAACACAAACCATTAGTTTTATACTTCTTGTTTAGAAGTATAGATGCAAGCATATTAACTCACATTCAACTACtaatatttaagttttgagGTTATTTGATGGTTCAATtattctcatttctttttggtaCAACCTATATATACGTTGACTGAATTTAGATAGTTTTAGAGAttgcaaaatgaaatgagGGGTGAGAGAGTGTTGAAGAAGGTAATGACGGTAAGAAGTGTTAGGTCATGGATTATAGTAAATAAGAGAAAACGGGAGATGGAGATAAAATGTGGTGTAGATAAACATATTCCACTTATAAAGTTAGCGataaaaactttttcttgtttacATCATTTCGATAGTTAAGAGTAtcaatagattttttaatgttcaatgacattttttaaatgattaccAAATAGTGGACCTACCAATAAGTCTGGAGGACAGATCAACGTCAACTCTATATAAATCGTAATCGTATTTTTTAAGTCATGAGCATTAGTAAAGTTTTGAAAGCATTAAAAgggtatttttattttttcaaaaatcatatatttgaaagttcacaagtacttttaaaatgaaaatacaaagTTTGTTGGTATTTTATATTATCTAGCCCTAAAGTCTTGACAAATTTGAGCCCAACCTATGAcattgaaagaaaaggaaatataaGGGACAAGCTTGAGATGAaactttttatgaaaaacacCTCCCAAAATCTTTCAAGATggaatcaataaaaaaaacgaaaggtatttgaaaaatatgttgCATAACCAGCTATGTTGCAATGACTTGATTTTGAGCATGAATATAAAAAGAGGAGACAATTTAGCTCATCAAATGCATTCTACTGCAGTATTGTCCGAAAATCAGTTGTTAACCAAGTTCACCACCTCGTaagaatcaaattaaacaacaGTGACATGGGAGAAGgaagaaacaatagaattgAGATGTTAAGACCCTCGAGGAAAGCTTGAACTTCGAGATATTCAATAGACCAccttaaaagatatttaaaaagcTAACACAAAGACAAGATCTAAAGGAGTCACAAACCACCCACTCCACCCACCATGACACTTTTCAAGGTTTTGCAAAGCATCAATATTCACTTTCCATTCATTCATATAAAGGGAGTACCATAAAGCTTAACTATTTATGCTTTTCCATTTGAGGTGCCTACAAAGCACCAGAGAGTCTGTAAGAAGTTAAGAACACATTAGTCGAGATATGTGTTTAATTCACTTTGAAGTGATTGAGTGACGTTTTGATCTCGTTGATGTTAATAAAATTCCAACAACTTCAAAGGAACCACAAGATTGAATGATCTTGCACTGATTAAGCTCTTCGAGTTTATCAACCATCAACTCCCAAAGATTAGATGGCAACCAAAATCCCTTGCAGTTAGAAAAGAGGGGACACATGTTAGAAAGGTAGCGAAGTCAAATATCCTTGGAGACCTTGCAAGACCACAACAATTATAAAGTAGAGACTTCATGTCGTTCATGCTAAATAAACATAAAGgatttagttaaaattatgGGTGAGCATCGATCAGTTAGTGTCGGTTTTTTCGACCAAATTGTCATTTGAACTGATCAAGGCCgatttaataaatattcaaattgatCTTGATTGTTGATGACTAAAAGTCAGTcgattttattctttaaataacatcaatttaataaataataacaaaagtaGGTTGGAAGAAAGGAAGTATATTGGAAAACTCACAAAACTAACaccattttggttttatatttaagaaatagcACGATTTTGTAAAACtcgtaattttgtttttctcaacCGAGATTGACCTCGATATTCTtcccaactttaaaaaaaccatTGCAATTGAATTTCTCATCTCTCTCGGCTGAGATTACCACCAAGATAGTGATATAGCAAAATGCGCTAAACCCTCAAAATTGTTCATGCTACACACACTTTACCCATTCCTTAATTCTAGAATATGTGGTACAAGTAAAATGTGCTAGTCTCATGGCCCACGACACATGCCACGAGACAAGGTATAAGCAGGTCGTTCCCAACACTTTCTATTTGTGTGAGTAGCTAGCTTTAGCATATATAACCCGTAAGACACActcatcaaaataaattgttaaatctACCTTGAAATTGCTCAACTGATGCTCTAACCTCAATGATTAACTAATGTTAATATAGTTTCGATAGTTCTTAAGTCATCATAAGATATTGAATGACCTTGTACCGATCTATCTTCCCTCAGGCTCGAAAGATCAAATTACACCCCTAAACCCCTTCCCGTATTAGAAGGTAGCAAAGCCAAGTATCCTTAACGAGTCTTTcatacaaaacaaacataaagaATTAGTATCGACCCTTTTTAAGGACATTGAGTTTAGtcttaataataatgtgtAGTTTTTAGCCTCCACAGCAAACCAATTTTGAAGAGCgccaattgatttttaaaccttcgaggaaaaaacaaaaaacccaaagaaattaaaatgataattacaTCGATAACCCCAAAATTCAGTGAAATGTTGCAAAAAGACCCCACAAACTTTCCgtcttcttctttccctttctgACCTTCCACTTCTTTCATTTCCATGGCAGAATTCCCAAGAGTGAAGAACCATAACGAGACATACACGGAGAAAATCTCAAGCTTAGAATGGAGCAAAGCAAGGAAGACGATGATCGAAGAACAAGCAAATGCCGAATTACAATCTCTCCAACTTCTCTACCCCAATCGTTTCGAATACCTAAAGCTCGAACTCAAATCCTTCATCCATCTCCTTCAATCCCAACCCGAACATCCTTTTCCTCAGCCAAACACTAACTTAACCTCCAACCGCTCGCCGTCGCCGTCCTCTTTCGGTCCTGATACACAAGGTGAGTATAAcgaattaattaacaatattcacttctttttttctcttcttgtttACTGATACATGATTTTGGAGTAGAGTCGAGTAGTTGTAGGAAGAGGAGGAAGGTGGCGGAAGGAAGAAACAATGGAAGGAATGGATTACAGAAAGAGGTTGctgaatatgaatatgaatctGAAACGAAGATGGGACGGGGGAAGGATAGAGTGGATGTAGTTCTGGAAAGAGCGGCCGTTTGTCTTTGCAAGATTCGACGGTTCAAAATGGCGCTGTTTTCCTCCGCGGGTTGAAGGCGGTGCTCCGTCGTCTTGACGCCTCAAAGGTGCCGATCCgatctttctctttctcatgCAATGACATTGCCTCTCACGTGTGAGAACGTTGAAATTTGGTGGGGaatgaacttcaaaatttCGTGGGGGACGGGTGAATGTTCTATTTTGGTCCGATTTTGCAgttgatgaaaaagaaaataaaaaatatcacttttGCATCTATTTTACCTCCTCCCATTttagtctttaaatttttgcaaattaattacttaGGGGTGGTTTGGCAGTATCAAGTATCAAGAAGTGGAGTGCCTTGTTCTCCTATTTTTCACCCCTGTTTGTTATTCTCACTCTAATGTATGTAACTATTTCTCACTTCTCTATTTCACTATTTTTATGTTTGGACGAAAGATAGATCATAATaactcaaattataataatatgcatTTCAAGTACATACTATAATAACTCTTAGTCTTTGAGGCTAAAACTTCATTAACTCTTAATTATTAGACGGTAACGtggtactttttttaataattaagcaCTATAAgcataattgaaaatggaaTATCTGTTAAAACAATAGGCGAAGGCTTACAAGATATATGAAAAATCTGAGATATTTGAACATAGAATACTAAATGGATGTATAGATGTATAGCACAAATCCaactcaaatatttgaaatgaccAAAACTGACTACCCATGAAGCATTGcaccattttattttctttgaaagcAAAAACGCAATCTATTgccttcaattttcttcaaacaaataaaagaactCAATTCCAAATCACTTATGCCTcgatccttcttcttcttcggcCTTTTCGTTTTGGCTCCAAATTCAAAtagtttcttgttttcattttcgCATGCTCTTCGTCTtcgattcaaattcaaaagatatatgttatgtttttattttcttttgcaatttcaTCGCTGATTCTTCTTTGGTTCTTTGGTCAAGTTGTTTTGCGATtggtcttcttcttttcttggCTTCTCTTTAgtacttttcaatttttccttcGACTTCTATGGTGATTGTTGTAATTTGTTATATCATGTTATTAgttcattttgatttggttaaacAATCGTATAAGAACATAAACGATCctataagaaaatagaaacgAAGATAAAAAATTGTGTATAAGAGGTTGAACAATCATATAAGAAGATAGACGATCGTGTAAAAGGTGTAAAATgttaaatgatcgtgtaaAAGATTAAATGATGATCATGTTAACGATAACAACATAACATAACCAACCCTATCAcataaatcaacaaaataacataCATCTATCGAGCCCTAGTTTGAAGAAACTcaacaaaataacaacaatcAATTGTGGaatcaacaaacaaaagttgaaacaaaCTAGAGAGTAGAGAAAAAGAatccaagaagaaaaactaattgcaaaaaaaaaaaaaaaccatttgaattttatcgaaaaaaaaacttgatcAAAGAATAATCaatgatgaaataaaaaaaatagtgattGAATCGAGTATATaccttttgaattttaatagaagatgaagaaaatcGAAGAGGAGAGGGTGTGAGCgaatatgaaaatgaagaacgTTTTGAATTTGGAGCCAAAATGAAAAGGGAAGAATAAAGGTGAGGGTatcaatgattttgaattgagTTTTATATTGCTTCTTAGAGGGAACATGATCGCTTAGGTCAAAGAAGTTTGAGGTAATAAAAAGTATGTGATGTCCTTAGATGTTCTGGACTGCACGTGCACTATACCGATGTATTCAACGAGCCTATAGTCTTGG
This genomic interval carries:
- the LOC101216009 gene encoding uncharacterized protein LOC101216009, translated to MAEFPRVKNHNETYTEKISSLEWSKARKTMIEEQANAELQSLQLLYPNRFEYLKLELKSFIHLLQSQPEHPFPQPNTNLTSNRSPSPSSFGPDTQESSSCRKRRKVAEGRNNGRNGLQKEVAEYEYESETKMGRGKDRVDVVLERAAVCLCKIRRFKMALFSSAG